Genomic window (Marinilabiliales bacterium):
CCGATCCCCTACATTGATACTTCTCTCGATTATGATGCACCCTGGGCTCTTTTCGCATCATGGTACAATCTTGTCTTTGAACAGAATTCAGATGATCACCTCATAGAGGTTTACAACAATCCTCGTGTCATCACCATCGAAAAAGACACCTTTCCCAGGATTCTGAGCACTGCAAACGGATCAGTTTGCAATTCAGGAACAGCGACACTGGGGGCTGAATCCAATTTTGGCGAAGTAAACTGGTATGCAGCACCGGCCGGTGGTGAGATTTTACATACAGGTGAAAGGTTCATTACTCCTGAAATTTCTGAAACAACCACCTACTATATTGAAGCTTCTTACAATGGCAGCAATAGTATAATGAACCGTATTGCCGTAACGGCAAAAGTGTATGAACCTGTCGGAGTATCAGAAATAAAAGGGTTTACGGATGTATGCCAGGGAGATAATAAGTTCAGGATATATCCCAACCCGCTGAAAAGTGGTAATGCAGTAGTTACAATATATGGAATCGATCTATATTCAGATGTTTTAATCAGCTTATTCGACCTGAATGGACGTAAGATCTACTCAGGTGAACTAACCGGCCCTGAATTTGAATTGGATAATGGTCTCACACCCGGTATCTATTTTATCAGAATTACCGGCTATGCAATCAATTATTCTGAGAAACTGGTTTTTTTATAAAAATGCCCGAACCGGATTAAACTTAAAACTACCTGATCATCATAATCCTGCGTCAATATCAAATATAACTGCTTCGTTCATCTGGGTTACAAATTTTTATAATCATGCAAAGCATCAGGCATATATACAAGACAGGTCACGGGCCATCCAGTTCCCATACGATGGCTCCCAGGAGCGCATCATCGATCTTCCTAAGCCGTCATCCCGGTGCCGGCAGGTACAGGGTGACCCTTTACGGGAGCCTTGCTGCGACGGGACTCGGACACCTGACCGACGTAACTCTGAAGGAGGCCTTTGAGGGAAACGAAATGGAGCTGGTAATGAAACCCGATATGTTCCTTGAACGGCACCCCAATGCGATGGTGTTTGAGGCTTTGGACAGCGGAGGCAAGGTGTTGGGAACGTGGACCGCATACAGTATCGGAGGAGGAGATATTGACGATGATTCGGGCATGTTCAGGCGGGAGGATATTTATCCTGTCAGTTCAATGGAGAAGATTCTTGAGTGGTGCTATGGTAATGGTAAGGCCATATGGGAATTTGTTTCGGAATATGAGGAGCCGGATATATGGGACTATCTTGCAGAGGTATGGAAGATCATGCAGGCTTCCATAAAGAGTGGCCTGGAGAAGGAGGGTACACTGCCAGGCGTATTGAAGCTGGCGAGAAAGGCCCCTTCGTATCATGTAAGAATTATGCATTCGAAAGGCTACATAAAGAAGCGGACCTCAGTATATGCCTATGCCCTTGCCGTTTCGGAGGAGAATGCTTCAGGCAACCTGATAGTTACCGCCCCTACCTGCGGTGCCTGCGGCGTGCTGCCTGCCGTGCTTTACCAGAACAAAAACTTCTACAAGACACCCCAG
Coding sequences:
- a CDS encoding L-serine ammonia-lyase: MQSIRHIYKTGHGPSSSHTMAPRSASSIFLSRHPGAGRYRVTLYGSLAATGLGHLTDVTLKEAFEGNEMELVMKPDMFLERHPNAMVFEALDSGGKVLGTWTAYSIGGGDIDDDSGMFRREDIYPVSSMEKILEWCYGNGKAIWEFVSEYEEPDIWDYLAEVWKIMQASIKSGLEKEGTLPGVLKLARKAPSYHVRIMHSKGYIKKRTSVYAYALAVSEENASGNLIVTAPTCGACGVLPAVLYQNKNFYKTPQKRILRALATAGLIGNLVKSNASISGAEVGCQGEVGTACAMASGALAQLYGGSIFQVEYAAEMGLEHHLGLTCDPVAGLVQIPCIERNALAASRALSHSDFSMLSDGRHLIGFDQVVKTMMKTGQDLPSLYKETSAGGLALFHGIDRLGSK